The following proteins come from a genomic window of Candidatus Hydrogenedentota bacterium:
- a CDS encoding integrase core domain-containing protein has protein sequence SEVVQDALGATGLEQAPRLRKPRLLSDNGSGLVGKAFRDYVEGVGITPILASPYHPQTNGKIERYHRSLKERVLLTVHTMPWDLTEEIAAFVAYYNSERYHEALGNVTPDDVYFGRREAILEARDKLKAETRARRRAINLGKEAESLP, from the coding sequence TCAGCGAGGTGGTGCAGGACGCGCTGGGGGCCACGGGCTTGGAGCAAGCGCCCCGGCTCCGCAAGCCGCGCTTGCTCTCGGACAACGGCTCGGGACTGGTGGGAAAGGCCTTTCGGGACTATGTGGAGGGCGTGGGCATCACCCCCATCCTGGCCAGCCCGTACCACCCCCAGACCAACGGCAAAATTGAGCGCTATCATCGGTCGCTCAAAGAGCGTGTTCTCCTGACCGTCCACACCATGCCGTGGGACCTGACCGAGGAGATCGCGGCGTTTGTGGCATACTACAATTCCGAGCGCTACCACGAAGCCCTGGGCAACGTGACGCCCGATGACGTATACTTCGGAAGAAGGGAGGCGATACTGGAAGCACGGGACAAACTCAAGGCCGAAACACGGGCTCGAAGGCGAGCCATCAACCTGGGCAAAGAAGCCGAATCTCTACCCTAA